Proteins encoded together in one Maridesulfovibrio ferrireducens window:
- a CDS encoding phage antirepressor KilAC domain-containing protein: MAEQNIANSHASDNDSVVAFSFNNQDIRTLNIGDELWFVAKDVCDVLELDVSNSTRYLDDDEHTLSTKQDISNSRNGLVKLINESGLYSLILRSRKPEAKKFKKWVTSEVLPSIRKNGAYLTPEKVEEVLLNPDTLIKLATNLKEEQAKRAEAEKQIALDRPKVVFAETIEVAESTILVGELSKLIKQSTQYDVGQTRLFAWLRDNGYLHKTGSSYNLPTQKSMNLGVFVIKEGTRVGTSGTHITKTTKVTGKGQIYFVKKFHDKMKARRIAAASFSNSGDFQEACNA, translated from the coding sequence ATGGCTGAACAGAACATAGCCAATTCACACGCTTCTGACAACGATTCAGTTGTCGCATTTTCATTTAACAATCAGGATATAAGAACCCTGAACATTGGTGACGAACTATGGTTTGTTGCTAAAGATGTATGTGATGTTCTTGAACTGGATGTTTCCAATTCAACACGTTATTTAGATGATGATGAACATACCCTGTCTACTAAACAGGATATAAGTAACAGCAGAAACGGACTTGTAAAACTCATCAACGAATCCGGCCTATACTCCCTAATCCTACGTTCCCGTAAACCCGAAGCGAAGAAATTCAAAAAGTGGGTAACTTCGGAAGTTCTCCCTTCCATCCGTAAAAACGGCGCATACCTCACACCTGAGAAGGTCGAAGAGGTTCTTTTGAACCCTGATACCCTTATCAAGCTTGCAACCAATCTTAAGGAAGAACAGGCCAAGAGAGCCGAAGCGGAAAAGCAAATCGCCTTAGACCGCCCGAAGGTTGTTTTCGCTGAAACTATCGAAGTTGCGGAATCCACAATCCTTGTCGGAGAGCTTTCAAAACTTATCAAACAGTCTACTCAGTATGACGTTGGTCAAACTCGCCTTTTCGCATGGCTGAGAGATAACGGCTATCTGCATAAAACTGGAAGCAGTTACAACCTGCCTACACAGAAGAGCATGAATCTCGGTGTGTTCGTCATTAAGGAAGGCACAAGGGTAGGCACTAGCGGGACTCATATCACCAAGACAACGAAAGTTACGGGCAAAGGACAGATATACTTTGTGAAGAAGTTCCACGATAAGATGAAGGCCAGACGTATTGCAGCGGCAAGCTTTAGTAATTCTGGAGATTTTCAGGAGGCTTGCAATGCATAA